Proteins encoded within one genomic window of Polaribacter sp. NJDZ03:
- a CDS encoding CusA/CzcA family heavy metal efflux RND transporter, translating into MINKIIDFSINNKFIIGLLTLTIVVAGIWSMTKVPIDAVPDITNNQVQVITQAPNLGTEDIEQIITYPVEVAMSNLPNVQEIRSISRFGLSVVTVVFDDAMGTYLPRQLVAEKLNDIKAQIPEGFGEPSMGPISSGLGEIYQYTLKVKPAFKDKYSITDLRTMQDWIVQRQMAMVKGVVEVNAIGGKIKQYEVAVDPNELKAIGLTITDVFEALEANNQNTGGAYIEKNHQANFIRGEGLARNLEDIRQIVIKNTNNIPITIGDIATVQYGAAIRYGALTQDGEGEVVGGLVMMLKGANSNEVIEAVKLRMTEIEKSLPEGVVIEPLLDRSKLIGETISTVSGNLVEGALIVIFVLIFLLGNWRGGLIVASTIPLSLLFAFILMHVFGVWANLMSLGAIDFGIIVDGAVIIVESTVFLITSQVLKKKKLSQEERNGIASKSSKKMMNAAFFGQLIILIVFLPILALEGIEGKMFKPMALTFIFAMIGAMLLCLTYVPMISALILRAPKSDKKSYGDRFVHWAERKYQPLLEKALKKGKLIIGVSVVLFGITVFMFTKMGGEFIPQLDEGDIAFHAILKPGSSLTETIETTTKIEQIVKAKFPEVEKVVSRIGVAEIPTDPMPMDIADVFVILKPKDQWTTVTSKDELIDKMKKAIEMIPGVNYEFTQPMEMRFNELLEGVREDIAIKIYGEDIDILSQKAEEITKIIAGTEGIGDMKAEATTGLPQITITYNRSKLAQYGLQINSLNKIVQSAFAGGNAGIIFEGEKRFDLVVRLNSNNRKDISDVQNLFINLPSGVQIPLREVADVSYKSGPMQISRDNTNRRTYVGINVRGRDVKSLVEEIKVKLDAKLKLPAGYFIRYGGAFENLERASNRLQTVVPIALLLIFVLIYFALKSLPQTLIIYIAIPMATIGGVVALWLRDMPFSISAGVGFIVLFGVAVLNGLVMISGLNELKEEGVTNLKDRIIEGTKRRIRPIMLTAFTDVLGFLPMAISASAGAEVQRPLATVVIGGLLTSTLLTLFVLPILYHWVENKTLTFKMNKKLVTTTAVIVFMLLLPIASNAQESTDKLPVISIEDAVQLSKENYPSLKQRQLEIDKQQSLKSTAFDFGTTQIYTSGEEISNDSGVYTSIGLGQSNIDVLGISSKLKLQKQRIQLAEKAFQLSELDLELEVKKAWSKVFQNKRNYKLYKELDSIYVNFEKSVALNYEVETISKLEYLAAKNQRLQIQNKTEQAYSTYIIALQQFNLWFVSDEFFTVSDQFDGLNTINLKTITAESHPLYGLSQLQVAEAAANYKVAKAANLPKLNLQGGLQKVGGNSGFYTYQAGVTIPFLSGTTKAQIKTAKIDKAIAEANVAFQKKEVQSKLFKAKENYQKWKSSWLFYKEQVLPLIKEQKTGALFAYKEGEIDYTAFTQLIKEAIQSELEAQNALTNYLESTFELQYFKN; encoded by the coding sequence ATGATTAATAAAATCATTGATTTTTCAATCAATAATAAATTTATTATTGGTTTGCTCACGCTTACCATTGTTGTGGCAGGTATTTGGAGCATGACCAAAGTACCTATTGATGCCGTACCCGATATTACCAACAACCAAGTACAAGTAATTACCCAAGCACCTAATTTAGGTACCGAAGATATTGAGCAAATAATAACCTATCCGGTAGAAGTTGCTATGAGTAACCTACCAAATGTTCAAGAAATTCGTTCTATTTCTCGTTTTGGTTTATCCGTAGTTACTGTTGTTTTTGATGACGCTATGGGCACGTATTTACCACGTCAATTAGTTGCAGAAAAACTGAACGATATTAAAGCTCAAATTCCCGAAGGATTTGGAGAACCATCTATGGGCCCCATCTCTTCTGGTCTAGGAGAAATTTATCAGTATACCTTAAAAGTTAAGCCCGCATTTAAAGACAAATACTCAATTACCGATTTGCGAACTATGCAAGATTGGATTGTACAACGTCAAATGGCCATGGTAAAAGGTGTTGTTGAAGTTAACGCCATAGGCGGAAAAATTAAGCAATATGAAGTTGCCGTAGATCCGAATGAATTAAAAGCAATTGGATTAACCATTACCGATGTTTTTGAAGCTTTGGAAGCTAATAATCAAAATACTGGAGGTGCTTATATCGAAAAAAATCATCAAGCAAACTTTATTCGTGGAGAAGGATTGGCTAGAAATTTAGAAGATATTAGACAAATTGTTATAAAAAACACCAATAATATTCCAATTACTATTGGTGATATTGCAACCGTTCAATATGGAGCAGCCATTCGTTATGGCGCATTAACCCAAGACGGAGAGGGCGAAGTTGTTGGTGGTTTGGTAATGATGCTTAAAGGTGCAAACTCTAACGAAGTTATAGAAGCCGTAAAGTTAAGAATGACTGAAATAGAAAAGTCGTTACCAGAAGGCGTTGTTATAGAACCGTTATTAGATAGAAGTAAATTAATTGGCGAAACCATTTCTACCGTTTCCGGAAATTTAGTGGAAGGGGCTTTAATAGTCATTTTTGTGCTGATTTTCTTATTAGGAAACTGGCGCGGTGGTTTAATTGTTGCCTCCACAATTCCGTTGTCTTTATTATTTGCTTTTATACTAATGCACGTTTTTGGCGTTTGGGCAAACTTAATGAGTTTGGGTGCTATCGATTTCGGAATTATTGTTGATGGTGCTGTAATTATTGTAGAAAGCACCGTTTTCTTAATAACATCACAAGTACTTAAAAAGAAAAAATTATCTCAAGAAGAACGTAACGGAATTGCTTCTAAATCTTCTAAAAAGATGATGAATGCTGCCTTTTTTGGTCAGCTTATTATTCTAATAGTTTTTCTACCAATTCTTGCACTAGAAGGTATTGAAGGAAAAATGTTTAAACCAATGGCATTGACTTTCATCTTCGCTATGATTGGTGCTATGTTATTATGTTTAACCTATGTACCAATGATTTCTGCCTTAATTTTAAGAGCTCCAAAATCTGATAAAAAATCGTACGGAGATCGTTTTGTGCATTGGGCAGAACGCAAGTATCAACCTTTATTAGAAAAAGCCTTAAAAAAAGGGAAATTGATTATTGGTGTCTCCGTAGTTTTATTCGGAATTACAGTATTTATGTTTACAAAAATGGGTGGCGAATTTATTCCACAATTAGATGAAGGTGATATTGCTTTTCATGCCATTTTAAAACCAGGAAGTTCACTAACAGAAACCATTGAAACGACTACAAAAATTGAGCAAATTGTAAAAGCCAAGTTTCCTGAAGTAGAAAAAGTTGTGAGTCGTATTGGTGTTGCAGAAATACCTACCGACCCAATGCCAATGGATATTGCTGATGTTTTTGTAATTCTAAAACCTAAAGATCAATGGACAACGGTAACTTCTAAAGATGAGTTGATTGATAAAATGAAAAAGGCTATTGAAATGATTCCTGGGGTAAATTACGAATTTACACAACCTATGGAAATGCGTTTTAATGAGTTATTAGAAGGAGTCCGTGAAGACATTGCCATAAAAATTTATGGCGAAGACATTGATATCCTTTCTCAAAAAGCCGAAGAAATTACTAAAATTATTGCAGGAACAGAAGGCATTGGTGATATGAAAGCGGAAGCTACCACAGGTTTACCACAAATAACCATTACGTATAACAGAAGTAAGTTAGCGCAATACGGCTTGCAAATAAACAGTCTGAATAAGATTGTGCAATCTGCATTTGCAGGAGGAAATGCAGGTATTATTTTTGAAGGTGAAAAACGTTTTGATCTAGTAGTCCGTTTAAATTCTAATAATAGAAAAGACATCTCAGACGTACAAAACTTATTTATCAACTTGCCTTCTGGTGTACAAATTCCGCTTCGCGAAGTTGCCGATGTAAGTTATAAATCGGGTCCAATGCAAATAAGTAGAGACAACACCAATAGAAGAACCTATGTTGGTATTAATGTTAGAGGACGTGATGTAAAATCTTTAGTAGAAGAAATTAAAGTAAAATTAGATGCAAAATTAAAATTGCCAGCTGGTTATTTTATCCGCTATGGCGGTGCTTTCGAAAACTTAGAACGTGCTAGTAATCGTTTGCAAACTGTTGTTCCGATAGCATTGTTACTTATTTTTGTATTGATTTATTTTGCCTTAAAATCATTACCACAAACCTTAATAATTTACATCGCAATACCTATGGCAACCATTGGCGGTGTGGTAGCATTATGGCTTAGAGATATGCCTTTTAGTATTTCGGCAGGCGTTGGTTTTATTGTGCTCTTTGGTGTTGCTGTTCTTAACGGATTGGTAATGATTAGCGGATTAAATGAACTAAAAGAAGAAGGTGTTACTAATTTAAAAGACCGAATTATAGAAGGTACAAAAAGACGTATTAGACCCATAATGTTAACGGCCTTTACAGATGTTTTAGGTTTTTTACCAATGGCAATTTCCGCATCTGCAGGCGCAGAGGTACAAAGACCTTTAGCAACAGTTGTAATTGGTGGGTTATTGACCTCTACGCTATTAACATTATTCGTTTTACCTATTTTATATCATTGGGTAGAAAACAAAACATTAACTTTTAAAATGAATAAAAAACTCGTAACAACTACAGCTGTTATCGTTTTTATGCTCTTGTTGCCAATTGCAAGTAATGCACAAGAATCTACAGATAAACTACCAGTTATTTCTATAGAAGATGCGGTTCAATTATCAAAAGAAAACTATCCGAGTTTAAAACAACGTCAGTTAGAAATTGATAAACAACAATCACTAAAAAGTACTGCGTTCGATTTTGGAACCACTCAAATATATACAAGTGGAGAAGAAATCAGTAATGATTCTGGTGTGTATACCTCCATAGGTTTGGGGCAATCTAATATTGATGTATTAGGAATTTCATCAAAATTAAAATTACAAAAACAACGCATTCAATTGGCAGAAAAAGCATTTCAGCTTTCTGAATTAGATTTAGAACTAGAAGTTAAAAAAGCGTGGTCTAAAGTATTTCAGAATAAAAGGAATTATAAATTATACAAAGAATTAGATTCCATTTATGTTAATTTTGAAAAATCGGTAGCATTGAATTATGAAGTAGAAACTATTTCTAAATTAGAGTATTTAGCGGCTAAAAACCAACGTTTACAAATTCAGAATAAAACAGAACAAGCCTATAGCACTTATATTATTGCGCTACAACAGTTTAATTTATGGTTTGTTTCTGATGAATTTTTCACTGTTTCTGATCAATTTGATGGTTTAAACACCATCAATTTAAAGACAATTACCGCTGAATCGCATCCTTTATATGGTCTTTCTCAATTACAGGTTGCAGAAGCAGCTGCTAATTATAAAGTTGCAAAAGCAGCAAATTTACCAAAATTAAATCTTCAAGGTGGCTTACAAAAAGTTGGAGGAAATTCTGGGTTTTACACCTATCAAGCAGGTGTAACTATTCCGTTTTTATCGGGAACTACGAAAGCACAAATTAAAACGGCTAAAATAGATAAAGCCATTGCTGAGGCAAATGTAGCGTTTCAGAAAAAAGAAGTGCAATCTAAATTATTTAAAGCGAAAGAAAATTATCAAAAATGGAAATCCTCTTGGTTATTTTATAAAGAACAAGTTTTACCGCTAATAAAAGAACAAAAAACGGGTGCTTTATTTGCATATAAAGAAGGTGAAATAGATTATACCGCTTTTACACAACTAATAAAAGAGGCTATTCAATCTGAATTAGAGGCACAAAACGCATTAACAAATTATCTAGAAAGTACTTTTGAATTACAATATTTTAAAAATTAA
- a CDS encoding DUF6660 family protein, with protein sequence MKFLTFLLAIYIFALNLTPCADFVVPNDIVKTKTSQITDDHQHEGTDLCSPFCICQCCHVNATDLQVTFIKNKVSEISTQDFFFLNGSEKNYTSSILQPPIA encoded by the coding sequence ATGAAATTTTTAACATTTTTATTAGCCATTTATATTTTTGCGCTCAACTTAACACCTTGTGCAGATTTTGTGGTGCCTAATGATATTGTTAAAACTAAAACGTCACAGATAACAGACGATCATCAGCATGAAGGCACAGACTTGTGCTCTCCTTTTTGCATTTGCCAATGTTGTCATGTAAATGCTACAGATCTTCAAGTAACATTTATAAAAAATAAGGTTTCTGAGATTTCTACACAAGATTTTTTCTTTTTAAACGGCTCAGAGAAAAATTATACTTCTTCTATTTTACAGCCTCCAATAGCATAA